A stretch of the Tannerella serpentiformis genome encodes the following:
- the ettA gene encoding energy-dependent translational throttle protein EttA, with protein sequence MADDKKIIFSMVGVSKTFPPQKQVLKNIYLSFFYGAKIGIIGLNGSGKSTLLKIIAGLDKDYQGEVVFSPGYSVGYLEQDPHLEPGRTVKEIVQEGVCETVDLLKEFEEVNERFGDPEVLENPDKMDALMNRQAELQDRIDALDAWNLDSRLERAMDALRCPPEDRIVDTLSGGERRRVALCRLLLQQPDVLLLDEPTNHLDAESIDWLEQHLQQYAGTVICITHDRYFLDHVAGWILELDRGEGIPWRGNYSSWLDQKTQRMAQEEKQASKRRKTLERELEWIRMAPKARQAKGKARLNSYEALLNEDQKERETKLEIFIPNGPRLGNKVIEAQHVAKAFGDRLLFDDLNFMLPPNGIVGVIGPNGAGKTTLFRMIMGQESIDRGEFAVGETVRIGYVDQSHAAIDPDKTVYQVVSGGNDTMRIGGREINARAYLSRFNFAGADQEKRCGVLSGGERNRLHLALTLKSEANVLLLDEPTNDIDVNTLRALEEGLEAFAGCAVVVSHDRWFLDRICTHILSFEGNSEVVFYEGSYSDYEEYKRKKEGYTEPKRIRYRQLG encoded by the coding sequence ATGGCTGACGACAAGAAAATCATCTTCTCTATGGTGGGCGTGAGCAAAACCTTCCCGCCCCAAAAACAGGTGTTGAAAAACATCTACCTCTCCTTCTTCTATGGCGCCAAGATTGGCATCATCGGACTCAATGGCTCCGGCAAATCCACCCTGCTCAAGATCATCGCCGGACTCGACAAAGACTATCAAGGCGAAGTTGTCTTCTCGCCCGGCTACTCGGTGGGCTACCTCGAGCAAGACCCGCATCTGGAGCCCGGGCGGACGGTCAAGGAGATCGTCCAAGAGGGCGTCTGCGAGACGGTCGACCTGCTCAAGGAATTCGAGGAAGTCAACGAACGCTTTGGCGACCCCGAAGTGCTCGAAAACCCGGACAAAATGGACGCCCTGATGAACCGTCAGGCCGAGCTACAAGACCGCATTGACGCCCTCGACGCATGGAACCTCGACAGTCGCCTCGAGCGCGCCATGGATGCCCTGCGCTGCCCACCCGAAGACCGCATCGTGGACACGCTCTCCGGCGGCGAACGCCGTCGCGTGGCCCTCTGCCGCCTGCTCCTCCAGCAGCCCGACGTCCTTCTCCTCGACGAGCCCACGAACCACCTCGACGCCGAGTCCATCGACTGGCTCGAGCAGCACCTCCAGCAGTACGCCGGCACCGTCATCTGCATCACTCACGACCGCTACTTCCTCGATCACGTCGCCGGTTGGATCCTCGAGCTCGACCGCGGCGAGGGTATCCCCTGGCGTGGCAACTACTCCTCCTGGCTCGATCAGAAGACTCAGCGCATGGCCCAAGAAGAGAAGCAAGCCAGCAAACGTCGTAAGACGCTCGAGCGCGAGCTGGAGTGGATTCGCATGGCCCCCAAGGCGCGTCAGGCCAAGGGTAAGGCCCGTCTGAACTCTTACGAAGCCCTCCTCAACGAGGATCAGAAGGAGCGCGAGACGAAGCTCGAAATCTTCATCCCCAACGGCCCACGCCTTGGCAACAAGGTGATCGAGGCGCAACACGTAGCCAAGGCCTTTGGCGACCGACTCCTCTTCGACGACCTCAACTTCATGCTCCCGCCTAACGGTATCGTGGGCGTCATCGGCCCCAACGGCGCCGGTAAGACTACCCTCTTCCGTATGATCATGGGCCAGGAATCGATCGACCGCGGCGAGTTTGCCGTCGGCGAGACCGTCCGCATCGGCTACGTCGACCAGTCGCACGCCGCCATCGACCCCGACAAGACCGTCTATCAAGTCGTCTCCGGCGGCAACGACACGATGCGCATCGGCGGCCGCGAGATCAACGCCCGCGCCTATCTCTCACGTTTCAACTTCGCCGGCGCCGATCAGGAGAAACGTTGCGGCGTCCTCTCTGGCGGCGAGCGTAACCGCCTCCATCTGGCGCTCACGCTGAAGTCCGAAGCCAACGTCCTCCTCCTCGACGAGCCGACGAACGACATTGACGTGAACACGCTCCGCGCCTTGGAAGAGGGCCTCGAAGCCTTCGCCGGATGTGCCGTTGTTGTCTCGCACGACCGCTGGTTCCTCGATCGTATCTGCACACACATCCTCTCCTTCGAGGGCAACTCCGAAGTTGTCTTTTACGAAGGCAGCTACTCCGATTATGAGGAGTACAAGCGGAAGAAGGAAGGCTACACCGAGCCTAAGCGCATCCGCTATCGGCAGCTCGGATAA
- a CDS encoding ATP-dependent Clp protease ATP-binding subunit produces MSNSYSKRMNDVIEAGREEASRLQNGYIGPEHLMLALLREGDGNAIRILHGFQANLTQIKQDIELEISNTVDDIAPGDIAVTKSAERVLRISMLEARMFKSDVTRTEHLLLALLKEEYNIVAQVLNQSGITYRMVYDRISAITGVDRLAEVDETRDGFTDDDEEEEGFTPFKKEPVPPQPTPQPNQPNTNTTTAQKASSTPSDTPVLDNFGTDMTKAAAEGKLDPIVGREKEIERLAQILSRRKKNNPVLIGEPGVGKSAIVEGLAQRIVQRKVSRVLFDKRVVSLDMASVVAGTKYRGQFEERIKALLNELTKNPNIILFIDEIHTIVGAGSAAGSMDAANMLKPALARGELQCIGATTLDEYRTNIEKDGALERRFQKVIVDPTTAEETLQILKNIKGRYEEHHNMIYTDAALEACVKLTERYISDRNFPDKAIDALDEAGSRVHIANVVVPQHIEALEAKIEETKNAKLAAVKSQNFELAAGYRDTERQYLQLLDEAKGRWEQEMQAHRETVDADQVAEVVAMMSGVPVQRIATTENVKLRDMDTLLKQKIVGQDEAVAQIVKAIRRNRVGLKDPNKPIGTFMFLGPTGVGKTHLAKKLAEFLFDSDDALIRIDMSEYLEKFAVSRLIGAPPGYVGYEEGGQLTEKVRRKPYSVVLLDEIEKAHPDVFNLLLQVLDEGRLTDSLGRQINFKNTILIMTSNIGTRQLKDFGRGIGFHPQASGTEVDRDYSRGVIRKALERSFAPEFLNRVDDVIMFDPLEKESIYRIIDIELSDLYRRIDGLGYHLELTPEAKDYVTTKGYDVQFGARPLKRAIQKYIEDELAEIVLLEDIQPGDTITLGYDAATDRMTHTVLRPAADEVPPAE; encoded by the coding sequence ATGAGTAATAGCTATTCCAAAAGAATGAACGACGTGATCGAAGCCGGTCGCGAAGAAGCAAGCCGTTTGCAGAACGGTTACATCGGGCCGGAACACCTGATGCTGGCCCTGCTGCGCGAAGGCGATGGCAATGCCATTCGCATCCTCCACGGATTTCAGGCCAACCTAACCCAGATCAAGCAAGATATCGAACTCGAAATAAGTAACACCGTCGACGACATTGCGCCGGGTGACATTGCCGTAACCAAAAGCGCCGAACGCGTGCTGCGCATTAGCATGCTGGAGGCGCGGATGTTCAAAAGCGACGTGACGCGCACCGAGCACCTCCTCCTGGCGCTCCTCAAAGAGGAATACAACATCGTGGCACAGGTGCTGAACCAAAGCGGCATCACCTACCGCATGGTTTACGACCGGATCAGCGCCATCACAGGCGTAGATCGCTTGGCCGAAGTCGATGAGACACGCGATGGCTTCACCGACGATGACGAGGAAGAGGAGGGATTCACGCCTTTCAAGAAAGAGCCCGTTCCGCCACAACCCACTCCACAGCCCAACCAACCCAACACCAACACTACCACGGCACAGAAAGCATCATCGACACCCAGCGATACGCCCGTGCTCGACAATTTTGGTACGGATATGACAAAGGCTGCCGCCGAGGGCAAGCTCGACCCCATCGTAGGCCGTGAGAAGGAGATCGAGCGACTGGCGCAGATCCTGAGCCGAAGGAAGAAGAACAACCCCGTGCTGATCGGTGAGCCGGGCGTAGGCAAGTCAGCCATCGTGGAGGGATTGGCGCAGCGCATCGTGCAGCGGAAAGTCTCGCGGGTGCTGTTCGACAAGCGTGTAGTGAGTCTCGACATGGCCTCGGTCGTGGCTGGGACGAAATACCGCGGACAGTTCGAGGAGCGTATCAAAGCCCTTCTGAACGAGCTAACCAAGAACCCGAACATTATCCTCTTTATCGACGAGATCCATACGATCGTCGGTGCCGGATCTGCCGCCGGATCGATGGACGCGGCGAACATGCTCAAGCCGGCGCTGGCACGTGGCGAGTTGCAATGCATCGGCGCCACGACGCTCGATGAGTATCGCACGAACATTGAAAAAGACGGAGCCTTGGAGCGCCGTTTCCAGAAGGTGATCGTCGACCCGACGACGGCCGAGGAGACACTCCAGATCCTCAAAAACATCAAGGGACGCTACGAGGAGCACCACAATATGATCTACACCGACGCCGCACTCGAGGCATGCGTCAAACTGACCGAGCGCTACATCAGCGATCGCAACTTCCCCGACAAAGCTATCGACGCGCTGGACGAAGCCGGGTCGCGGGTGCACATCGCCAACGTGGTTGTGCCGCAACACATCGAGGCGTTGGAGGCGAAGATCGAGGAGACGAAGAACGCCAAACTGGCCGCCGTCAAGTCGCAAAACTTCGAGCTGGCCGCTGGCTATCGCGATACAGAGCGGCAGTATCTTCAGTTGCTCGACGAGGCAAAGGGCCGTTGGGAGCAGGAGATGCAGGCGCACCGTGAGACGGTCGACGCCGATCAGGTGGCCGAAGTCGTGGCCATGATGTCCGGCGTACCCGTGCAGCGTATAGCCACGACTGAGAACGTCAAGCTCCGCGACATGGACACCCTCCTGAAGCAGAAGATCGTCGGTCAAGACGAGGCCGTGGCCCAGATCGTCAAGGCCATCCGCCGCAACCGTGTCGGGCTGAAAGATCCCAACAAGCCCATCGGCACCTTCATGTTCCTCGGCCCCACGGGCGTCGGCAAGACGCATCTGGCCAAGAAACTCGCCGAGTTCCTTTTCGACTCCGACGACGCGCTGATCCGTATCGACATGAGCGAATACCTCGAAAAGTTCGCCGTCTCCCGCCTCATCGGCGCGCCTCCGGGCTACGTCGGTTACGAAGAGGGCGGCCAGCTGACCGAGAAGGTGCGCCGCAAACCCTACTCCGTCGTTCTGCTTGACGAGATCGAAAAGGCCCATCCGGACGTCTTCAACCTGCTGTTGCAAGTGCTCGACGAAGGTCGCCTGACCGACAGCCTCGGCCGGCAGATCAACTTCAAAAACACGATCCTGATCATGACCTCCAACATCGGCACCCGCCAGCTGAAGGACTTCGGCCGTGGCATCGGGTTCCATCCCCAAGCCTCTGGCACGGAGGTCGACCGCGATTATTCGCGTGGCGTCATCCGTAAGGCCCTCGAGCGCTCCTTCGCCCCCGAGTTCCTCAACCGCGTGGACGACGTGATCATGTTCGATCCGCTTGAAAAAGAGTCCATCTACCGCATCATCGACATCGAGCTCAGCGACCTCTATCGCCGCATCGACGGCCTCGGCTACCACCTCGAGCTCACCCCCGAGGCCAAGGATTACGTCACCACCAAGGGCTACGACGTGCAGTTTGGCGCCCGGCCGCTCAAGCGCGCCATACAGAAGTACATCGAGGACGAGTTGGCCGAGATCGTCCTGCTGGAAGACATTCAGCCCGGCGACACGATCACACTGGGCTACGACGCCGCCACGGATCGCATGACGCACACCGTGCTGAGGCCCGCCGCCGACGAGGTGCCGCCCGCCGAATAA
- a CDS encoding glucose-6-phosphate isomerase — MNPLQLDFTKAFGPAADERLEAIRPEAEKSLRTLYEGTGAGNDFLGWLHLPSSITDTQLTDIEQTAERLRACQAVVVIGIGGSYLGARAVIEALTDSFDALRTGADRTHPVILYAGNQIGEDYLSELCDLLRGRDFGIINISKSGTTTEPAIAFRILRSLLEENVGAAAAKERIVAVTDRARGALRTLADREGYKTYVIPDDVGGRYSVLTPVGLLPIAVAGIDIRALVRGAVEMERAVGPDVPFDRNPALRYAAARQALYREGKKIEILANFHPKLHYVGEWWKQLYGESEGKDHRGLFPAAVDLTTDLHSMGQWIQQGERTIFETVVSIDSPERTLSVPTDADNLDGLNYLAGRRVDEINKMAELGTRLAHASGGVPNIRVSIPRLTADHLGRLLYFFEAACGISGYLSGVNPFDQPGVEAYKSNMFALLDKPGFEAESRAIRAQLG, encoded by the coding sequence ATGAACCCTCTTCAATTAGACTTCACCAAAGCCTTCGGCCCAGCGGCCGATGAGCGCCTCGAGGCCATCCGCCCAGAGGCCGAAAAGAGTCTCCGAACCCTTTATGAAGGCACCGGCGCCGGCAACGACTTCCTCGGCTGGCTCCACCTGCCCAGTTCCATTACCGACACGCAGCTGACCGACATCGAGCAGACGGCTGAGAGGCTGCGCGCCTGCCAAGCTGTCGTAGTGATCGGCATCGGTGGCAGCTACCTCGGCGCACGCGCCGTGATCGAAGCCCTCACGGACAGCTTCGACGCGCTCCGTACCGGCGCCGACCGCACGCACCCCGTCATCCTCTACGCCGGCAACCAGATCGGCGAGGATTACCTCAGCGAGCTTTGCGACCTGCTCCGTGGACGCGACTTCGGCATCATCAACATCTCCAAATCCGGCACCACGACCGAGCCAGCCATCGCTTTCCGCATCCTCCGCAGCCTGCTCGAGGAGAACGTCGGCGCCGCGGCCGCTAAGGAGCGCATCGTGGCCGTGACCGACCGTGCCCGGGGCGCCCTCCGCACGCTGGCTGACCGCGAGGGATACAAGACCTACGTCATCCCGGACGACGTCGGCGGACGATACTCCGTCCTCACGCCCGTCGGGCTGCTGCCCATCGCCGTGGCCGGCATCGACATCCGCGCCCTCGTCCGTGGCGCCGTCGAGATGGAGCGCGCCGTCGGCCCCGACGTGCCCTTCGACCGTAACCCCGCCCTGCGCTACGCCGCCGCCCGCCAAGCGCTCTATCGCGAGGGCAAGAAGATCGAGATCCTAGCCAATTTCCACCCCAAGCTGCACTACGTGGGCGAGTGGTGGAAGCAGCTCTACGGCGAGAGCGAGGGCAAGGACCACCGCGGCCTCTTCCCCGCCGCTGTCGACCTCACCACCGACCTCCACTCTATGGGCCAGTGGATCCAGCAGGGCGAGCGGACGATCTTCGAGACGGTCGTTTCGATCGACTCCCCCGAGCGCACGCTCTCCGTCCCCACGGACGCTGACAACCTCGACGGGCTGAACTACCTGGCCGGCCGCCGCGTGGACGAGATCAACAAGATGGCCGAGCTCGGCACCCGCCTGGCCCACGCTTCCGGTGGCGTGCCCAACATCCGCGTCTCCATCCCGCGCCTCACCGCCGACCACCTCGGTCGCCTGCTCTACTTCTTTGAGGCCGCCTGCGGCATCAGCGGCTACCTCTCCGGCGTCAACCCCTTCGATCAGCCCGGCGTGGAGGCCTACAAAAGCAATATGTTCGCCCTGCTCGACAAGCCCGGCTTCGAGGCCGAGAGTCGTGCCATCCGTGCGCAGCTGGGGTGA